A genome region from Pseudomonas sp. S06B 330 includes the following:
- the guaA gene encoding glutamine-hydrolyzing GMP synthase yields MALDIHAHRILILDFGSQYTQLIARRVREIGVYCELHPFDMDDEAIREFAPRGIILAGGPESVHEADSPRAPQAVWDLGVPVFGICYGMQTMAEQLGGKVEGSELREFGYARVDVVGKSRLLDGIEDHVDADGVLGLDVWMSHGDKVTRIPQDFHILASTPSCPIAGMADDTRGYYGVQFHPEVTHTKQGGRILSRFILDICGCEALWTPSHIAEDAIAQIRAQVGSDNVLLGLSGGVDSSVVAALLHKAIGDQLTCVFVDNGLLRLHEGEQVMAMFAENMGVKVIRANAEEQFLNNLAGESDPEKKRKIIGRTFIDVFDAESNKLHNIKYLAQGTIYPDVIESAGAKSGKAHVIKSHHNVGGLPEEMNLKLVEPLRELFKDEVRRLGLELGLPYDMVYRHPFPGPGLGVRILGEVKKEYADLLRRADHIFIEELRKADWYHKVSQAFVVFQPVKSVGVVGDGRRYAWVVALRAVETIDFMTARWAHLPYELLETVSGRIINEIEGISRVTYDVSSKPPATIEWE; encoded by the coding sequence ATGGCCCTCGACATTCACGCTCACCGAATCCTGATCCTCGACTTCGGTTCCCAGTACACCCAGCTGATCGCCCGCCGCGTACGCGAAATCGGCGTGTACTGCGAACTGCACCCGTTCGACATGGACGACGAAGCGATTCGCGAATTCGCGCCGCGCGGCATCATCCTGGCCGGCGGCCCTGAGTCCGTTCACGAAGCCGATAGCCCGCGTGCACCACAGGCCGTCTGGGACCTGGGCGTACCGGTATTCGGTATCTGCTACGGCATGCAGACCATGGCCGAGCAACTGGGCGGCAAGGTTGAAGGCTCCGAGCTGCGCGAGTTCGGTTACGCCCGCGTTGACGTAGTCGGCAAGAGCCGTCTGCTCGATGGCATCGAAGACCACGTCGATGCTGACGGCGTACTGGGTCTGGATGTGTGGATGAGCCACGGTGACAAGGTCACCCGCATTCCACAAGACTTCCATATCCTGGCCAGTACCCCGAGCTGCCCGATCGCCGGCATGGCCGACGACACCCGTGGCTACTACGGCGTGCAGTTCCACCCGGAAGTGACCCACACCAAGCAGGGCGGTCGCATCCTCTCGCGCTTCATCCTCGACATCTGCGGCTGCGAAGCGCTGTGGACCCCGTCGCACATCGCTGAAGACGCCATCGCCCAGATCCGCGCCCAGGTCGGTAGCGATAACGTCCTGCTCGGCCTGTCCGGCGGTGTTGACTCCTCGGTGGTTGCAGCCCTGCTGCACAAGGCCATCGGCGACCAACTGACCTGCGTCTTCGTCGACAACGGCCTGCTGCGCCTGCACGAAGGCGAGCAAGTGATGGCCATGTTCGCCGAGAACATGGGCGTCAAAGTGATCCGCGCCAACGCCGAAGAGCAGTTCCTGAACAACCTGGCGGGTGAGTCGGATCCTGAGAAGAAGCGCAAGATCATCGGTCGTACTTTCATCGACGTGTTCGATGCCGAGTCGAACAAGCTGCACAACATCAAGTACCTGGCTCAGGGCACCATCTACCCTGACGTGATCGAGTCGGCTGGCGCCAAGAGCGGCAAAGCTCACGTGATCAAGTCGCACCATAACGTCGGTGGCCTGCCGGAAGAGATGAATCTCAAGCTGGTCGAACCGCTGCGCGAGCTGTTCAAGGACGAAGTTCGTCGCCTCGGTCTGGAACTGGGCCTGCCGTACGACATGGTCTACCGTCACCCGTTCCCGGGCCCGGGCCTGGGTGTGCGCATCCTGGGTGAAGTGAAGAAAGAGTACGCCGACCTGCTGCGTCGCGCTGACCACATCTTCATCGAAGAGCTGCGCAAGGCCGACTGGTACCACAAGGTCAGCCAGGCGTTCGTAGTATTCCAGCCAGTGAAATCGGTCGGTGTGGTCGGTGACGGCCGTCGTTACGCTTGGGTCGTGGCCCTGCGTGCGGTAGAAACCATCGACTTCATGACTGCACGTTGGGCACACCTGCCTTACGAGCTGCTGGAGACGGTCAGCGGCCGTATCATCAATGAGATCGAGGGCATCTCTCGCGTCACCTACGACGTGTCGAGCAAGCCGCCTGCCACTATCGAGTGGGAGTGA